Proteins from one Holophagales bacterium genomic window:
- a CDS encoding DUF2177 family protein — translation MSIRPNVQPFPSVVTATLATAAAMLVLDLAWLGIVARGLYVSALGPLMRPEAFWPAAALFYAFYVAVIVGWAVLGTHNARAAARRGAGLGFVAYATYELTNWAVLRDWPAWIVPIDIAWGVVLTAVAALAGKLAQQGVRGTRGTVR, via the coding sequence GTGAGCATTCGACCGAACGTCCAACCCTTCCCGTCCGTCGTGACTGCGACTCTTGCAACGGCCGCGGCGATGCTCGTCCTCGACCTGGCGTGGCTGGGCATCGTCGCGCGCGGCCTCTACGTCTCCGCCCTCGGACCGCTGATGCGTCCGGAGGCCTTCTGGCCGGCGGCCGCGCTCTTCTATGCGTTCTACGTCGCGGTGATCGTGGGCTGGGCGGTCCTCGGCACCCATAACGCGCGAGCCGCGGCCCGGCGCGGCGCCGGGCTCGGCTTCGTCGCCTACGCGACCTACGAGCTGACGAACTGGGCGGTCCTCAGGGACTGGCCGGCATGGATCGTCCCGATCGACATCGCGTGGGGCGTCGTCCTGACCGCCGTCGCCGCCCTTGCGGGAAAGCTCGCCCAGCAGGGCGTCCGGGGAACCCGGGGCACGGTCCGGTGA
- a CDS encoding aldo/keto reductase, translated as MAERDETTREGAMERRDLLKLGAAAAAGLVTGRLGAAPVPPAKGAEAKAAAKPDALPWNPRTAEAMPTRNLGKTGFRVGLFSLGGQAALEKPENEAVAVPLIERALDLGVNYVDTSARYGGEARWSEQYFGTVMARRRNEAFLATKTHDRSREGSLRLLETSLKLLKTDHVDLWQLHAMSTMDDVEKVFAKGGALEAFQQAREQKLVRFLGLSGHTDPAVLAEAIRRFPFDAILLAINAADPHHLPFGSELLPLAVEKEMGIIGMKVPARGRLLAGYVPPPLEEQRGKIKATRPGTLSMPEAMRYVLSLPVSTVIVGCDSVAQLEENVAIARGFTPLARTQMAALETKAEPVAKQSLWFHRWEA; from the coding sequence ATGGCCGAACGGGACGAGACGACGAGGGAAGGGGCCATGGAGCGGCGCGACCTCCTGAAGCTCGGAGCGGCGGCGGCCGCGGGCCTCGTGACGGGGCGGCTCGGGGCGGCCCCGGTGCCTCCCGCGAAGGGGGCCGAGGCGAAGGCGGCGGCGAAGCCGGACGCGCTCCCGTGGAACCCCCGGACCGCCGAGGCGATGCCGACACGCAACCTCGGGAAGACCGGCTTCCGGGTCGGCCTCTTCAGCCTGGGCGGCCAGGCCGCCCTCGAGAAGCCGGAGAACGAGGCCGTCGCCGTGCCGCTCATCGAGCGGGCGCTCGACCTCGGCGTGAACTACGTGGACACCTCGGCCCGCTACGGGGGCGAGGCGCGCTGGAGCGAGCAGTACTTCGGGACCGTGATGGCGAGAAGGCGGAACGAGGCGTTCCTCGCCACGAAGACGCACGACCGTTCACGCGAGGGCTCGCTCAGGCTCCTGGAGACGTCGCTGAAGCTGCTGAAGACCGATCACGTCGACCTCTGGCAGCTCCACGCGATGAGCACGATGGACGACGTGGAGAAGGTCTTCGCGAAGGGCGGGGCGCTCGAGGCGTTCCAGCAGGCTCGCGAGCAGAAGCTCGTCCGTTTCCTCGGACTCTCGGGGCACACGGACCCCGCCGTCCTCGCCGAGGCGATCCGGCGCTTCCCGTTCGACGCGATCCTCCTCGCCATCAACGCCGCCGACCCGCACCACCTCCCGTTCGGCAGCGAGCTCCTGCCGCTCGCCGTCGAGAAGGAGATGGGCATCATCGGGATGAAGGTCCCGGCCCGCGGCCGGCTCCTCGCGGGCTACGTCCCGCCCCCGCTCGAGGAGCAGCGCGGGAAGATCAAGGCGACGCGCCCCGGGACGCTCTCGATGCCCGAGGCGATGCGCTACGTCCTCTCCCTCCCGGTCTCGACCGTCATCGTCGGCTGCGACTCCGTGGCGCAGCTGGAGGAGAACGTGGCGATCGCGCGGGGCTTCACGCCGCTGGCGCGCACGCAGATGGCCGCGCTCGAGACGAAGGCCGAGCCGGTGGCGAAGCAGTCCCTCTGGTTCCACCGCTGGGAGGCGTGA
- a CDS encoding IPT/TIG domain-containing protein, whose translation MTFRLTARDDRSGGGGVNSDTTTVSSVASAGPFAITAPASAVSWAGNSEQTVTWSVAGTTAAPISCANVEIALSVDGGVTFPTTLLASTPNDGAQSITVPNTPTAGATARIRVACPPNIFFAISRPSFTITAPVPPPTVTGVDPESGSTEGGTAVTITGTGFLSGATVSIGGVGATSPVVVSATTITAVTGAHAEGPVDVVVTNPGGGTGTKAAAYTYVAASTGLRFYPVTPCRVLDTRNADGPFGGPVLAASPAERTFGVVPACGVPADAKVVSANVTVISGAAPGSLRIYPADAALPVATTISFGAGRIRANNAMLLVSTTGGAGRVTVRNDAAAPLHLVVDVSGYFR comes from the coding sequence ATGACGTTCCGCCTGACCGCCCGCGACGACCGGTCCGGCGGCGGAGGCGTGAACTCGGACACGACGACGGTTTCTTCCGTAGCTTCCGCCGGTCCCTTCGCGATCACCGCCCCCGCGTCCGCCGTCAGCTGGGCCGGCAACTCCGAGCAGACCGTCACCTGGAGCGTCGCGGGCACGACCGCCGCGCCGATCTCCTGCGCGAACGTGGAGATCGCGCTCTCGGTCGACGGAGGCGTCACGTTCCCGACGACGCTCCTCGCTTCGACGCCGAACGACGGCGCCCAGTCGATCACCGTCCCGAACACGCCGACCGCCGGCGCGACGGCCCGGATCAGGGTCGCGTGCCCGCCGAACATTTTCTTCGCGATCTCGAGGCCGAGCTTCACGATCACGGCTCCCGTGCCGCCACCGACCGTCACGGGCGTCGACCCGGAGTCGGGCTCCACCGAGGGCGGAACGGCGGTCACGATCACCGGGACGGGATTCCTCTCCGGCGCGACGGTCTCGATCGGCGGCGTCGGAGCGACCTCGCCCGTCGTCGTCTCGGCGACGACGATCACGGCCGTCACCGGGGCGCACGCCGAAGGACCCGTCGACGTCGTCGTCACGAACCCGGGCGGCGGCACGGGAACGAAGGCGGCGGCCTACACCTACGTCGCGGCGAGCACGGGCCTCCGCTTCTATCCCGTCACGCCGTGCCGCGTCCTCGACACGCGCAACGCCGACGGGCCTTTTGGCGGCCCCGTTCTCGCGGCCTCGCCCGCGGAGCGGACGTTCGGGGTCGTCCCGGCCTGCGGCGTCCCGGCCGACGCGAAGGTCGTCTCGGCCAACGTCACGGTGATCAGCGGCGCGGCGCCCGGGAGCCTCCGGATCTACCCTGCCGACGCCGCGCTCCCGGTCGCGACGACGATCTCCTTCGGTGCCGGGAGGATCCGCGCCAACAACGCGATGCTCCTCGTCTCGACGACCGGCGGCGCCGGGCGCGTCACGGTCCGCAACGACGCCGCCGCCCCCCTCCACCTCGTCGTCGACGTGAGCGGGTACTTCCGGTAG
- a CDS encoding PDZ domain-containing protein has protein sequence MALVPGLLLRPEHARPRLEGDGRGLQGHGPRAQFAQRAELAPLADGGRALRLAHLRGRRRHRPEEGPEPLVFTGRLGADLAAAAGGRFVFRSVFRPSGTTGDLAAPLARPDVNVKEGEYLLAIDGIDLAVPDNPYRHLQVAKGQKVRLTVGPAADGKGSRVVEVEPLRSEYDLRYDRWVAKNLAFVEKASGGEMGYLHLTAMGAENIAQFDRFYRAFHDRKGLVIDVRGNGGGWVEYFVIDKLQRKLTAFNVLKNMEPFAYPPGASRARFALLTNEYNGSDGEAFVEHFKAAKLGTVIGVPSWGGLVGIVNGQPTVDGGTVHQSNNSFYGRDGHWLVENHGADPDVLLENDPASASAGKDLQLEKAVEVLKKEIAERPFTFPARPAYPVR, from the coding sequence ATGGCGCTGGTACCGGGACTTCTTCTACGACCCGAACATGCACGGCCGCGACTGGAAGGCGATGGGCGCGGCCTACAGGGCCATGGTCCCCGCGCTCAGTTCGCGCAGCGAGCTGAACTGGCTCCTCTCGCAGATGGTGGGCGAGCTCTGCGTCTCGCACACCTACGTGGGCGGCGGCGACACCGGCCCGAAGAAGGCCCCGAGCCGCTCGTCTTCACCGGGCGCCTCGGCGCCGACCTCGCCGCCGCCGCGGGCGGGCGCTTCGTCTTCCGCTCCGTCTTCCGCCCCTCGGGCACCACGGGCGACCTGGCGGCGCCGCTCGCGCGTCCCGACGTCAACGTGAAGGAGGGCGAATACCTCCTCGCCATCGACGGCATCGACCTGGCTGTTCCCGACAACCCGTACCGGCACCTGCAGGTGGCGAAGGGGCAGAAGGTCCGGCTCACGGTCGGCCCCGCGGCCGACGGGAAGGGCAGCCGCGTCGTCGAGGTCGAGCCGCTGCGCAGCGAGTACGACCTCCGCTACGACCGCTGGGTCGCGAAGAACCTCGCGTTCGTCGAGAAAGCCTCCGGCGGCGAGATGGGCTACCTCCACCTCACCGCGATGGGGGCCGAGAACATCGCGCAGTTCGACCGCTTCTACCGCGCCTTCCACGACCGCAAGGGGCTCGTGATCGACGTCCGCGGCAACGGGGGCGGGTGGGTCGAGTACTTCGTCATCGACAAGCTCCAGCGGAAGCTGACCGCCTTCAACGTCCTGAAGAACATGGAGCCCTTCGCCTATCCGCCCGGCGCCTCGAGGGCCCGCTTCGCCCTCCTGACGAACGAGTACAACGGCTCGGACGGCGAGGCCTTCGTCGAGCACTTCAAGGCGGCGAAGCTCGGGACGGTCATCGGCGTCCCGTCGTGGGGAGGCCTCGTCGGGATCGTGAACGGCCAGCCGACGGTCGACGGCGGGACGGTCCACCAGTCGAACAACTCCTTCTACGGGCGCGACGGCCACTGGCTCGTCGAGAACCACGGCGCCGACCCCGACGTCCTCCTCGAGAACGACCCCGCCTCGGCCTCCGCCGGCAAGGACCTCCAGCTCGAGAAGGCGGTCGAGGTGCTGAAGAAGGAGATCGCCGAAAGGCCGTTCACCTTCCCGGCGAGACCGGCCTACCCGGTGAGGTAG
- a CDS encoding putative transporter yields MVLPGVPAAFVLALVAGLGLALGSVKLRGVGLSTAGVLFVGLLVGHLGVEVEPAVLEFVRDFGLILFVTSIGLQVGPGFVASLRRSGLKLNLLAASVVLSGVALAAAAHLVLGVELPAVVGILSGATTNTPSLAAAQQALREVAGDAAAVARAATVPPLGYAVSYPFGVAGVILAMLALKLAFRVSLPVEEKLLQRSLRSEAPPLHRANLEVTNPNLDGLLLEKLPFADRTGLVVSRVHHDGVLVVPGHDTRLALGDVLLAVGPRKDLDDLKLLVGRESDLDLTSLPTPITSKRLIVTRKEVVGRTLGELGLAARFGVRITRVSRAELEMAAFPGFELRTGDALLAVGAPEDIRKAAAEVGDSPRDLNYPHLVPVFLTIALGVAVGLLPIHLQGMPAPVKLGLAGGPLLVAILLSRLGRVGPLVFWLPISANFMLREIGIALFLAAVGLRSGAGFVETLVKGPGLTWMAIGAGITLVPILVVGAIARAAFRINFLTLTGVIAGSMTDPPALAFANGLAGSDAPTLGYVSVYPLTMILRIVAAEVLVLLLAR; encoded by the coding sequence ATGGTTCTTCCGGGAGTCCCGGCGGCCTTCGTCCTGGCGCTCGTTGCCGGCCTCGGCCTGGCACTCGGTTCCGTGAAGCTCCGCGGTGTCGGGCTGTCGACGGCCGGCGTCCTCTTCGTCGGCCTCCTCGTCGGGCATCTCGGCGTCGAGGTCGAGCCGGCTGTCCTGGAGTTCGTGCGGGACTTCGGCCTGATCCTCTTCGTCACCTCGATCGGCCTCCAGGTCGGTCCCGGTTTCGTCGCCTCGCTCCGGCGGAGCGGCCTGAAGCTGAACCTCCTGGCAGCGTCGGTCGTCCTCTCGGGGGTCGCCCTCGCGGCCGCCGCCCACCTCGTGCTCGGCGTCGAGCTCCCGGCGGTCGTCGGCATCCTCTCGGGCGCGACGACGAACACCCCGAGCCTCGCCGCCGCCCAGCAGGCGCTCCGGGAGGTCGCGGGAGACGCCGCCGCCGTCGCCCGGGCCGCGACGGTCCCTCCGCTCGGCTACGCGGTGTCCTATCCCTTCGGCGTCGCGGGAGTCATCCTCGCGATGCTCGCCCTGAAGCTCGCGTTCCGGGTCTCGCTCCCCGTCGAGGAGAAGCTCCTGCAGCGATCGCTCCGGAGCGAGGCGCCGCCCCTCCACCGCGCGAACCTCGAGGTGACGAACCCGAACCTCGACGGCCTCCTCCTCGAGAAGCTCCCGTTCGCCGACCGGACCGGCCTCGTCGTCTCGCGCGTCCACCACGACGGCGTCCTCGTGGTCCCCGGCCACGACACGCGCCTCGCGCTCGGGGACGTCCTCCTCGCCGTCGGGCCGAGAAAGGACCTCGACGACCTGAAGCTCCTCGTCGGAAGGGAGAGCGATCTCGACCTGACGAGCCTCCCGACGCCGATCACGAGCAAGCGGCTCATCGTGACGCGCAAGGAGGTCGTCGGGAGGACCCTCGGCGAGCTCGGCCTCGCGGCGCGCTTCGGCGTGAGGATCACGCGCGTCTCCCGCGCCGAGCTCGAGATGGCGGCGTTCCCCGGCTTCGAGCTGCGCACGGGCGACGCGCTCCTGGCGGTCGGCGCGCCGGAGGACATCCGGAAGGCCGCGGCCGAGGTGGGTGACTCGCCCCGCGACCTCAACTACCCGCACCTCGTCCCGGTCTTTCTCACGATCGCCCTCGGCGTTGCGGTGGGCCTCCTTCCGATCCACCTCCAGGGGATGCCCGCGCCGGTGAAGCTCGGCCTCGCCGGCGGCCCGCTCCTCGTCGCGATCCTCCTCTCCCGTCTCGGCCGGGTCGGGCCGCTCGTCTTCTGGCTCCCCATCAGCGCGAACTTCATGCTCCGCGAGATCGGCATCGCGCTCTTTCTCGCGGCGGTCGGCCTCCGCTCGGGCGCCGGCTTCGTGGAGACGCTCGTGAAGGGGCCGGGGCTGACCTGGATGGCGATCGGCGCGGGGATCACGCTCGTGCCGATCCTCGTCGTCGGGGCGATCGCGCGCGCTGCGTTCCGGATCAACTTCCTCACGCTGACCGGTGTGATCGCAGGGAGCATGACCGACCCGCCCGCCCTCGCGTTCGCGAACGGCCTTGCCGGCTCCGACGCGCCGACGCTCGGCTACGTTTCGGTCTATCCGCTCACGATGATCCTGCGCATCGTCGCGGCGGAAGTGCTCGTCCTCCTCCTGGCGCGCTGA
- a CDS encoding putative sulfate exporter family transporter — MPGVSDRHRAVLFFVLAAACLLPWVGPATALAAGVLFSLAVGNPAPAKTALWSKVLLQASVVGLGFGLSLGTVMRVGGRSAIYTIVGIALTLAVGTLLGRLAGTAEPLSTLISFGTAICGGSAIAAMAPVVKAKSDEIAVSLATVFTLNATALLLFPAVGRLVPLDQGQFGLWAALAIHDTSSVVGAASAYGKEALAVATTVKLTRALWIMPCVLLAALLFRSEEKPKFPLFVAGFVAAAAVRTLLPSLQPLWDTLVAVARQSLVLTLFLIGTGLTRDVLRRVGIRPLAQGAVLWLLVSAGTLAAIVTGLIPPL, encoded by the coding sequence ATGCCGGGAGTGTCCGATCGCCACAGGGCGGTCCTCTTCTTCGTCCTCGCTGCCGCGTGCCTCCTTCCGTGGGTCGGTCCCGCGACGGCGCTCGCGGCCGGGGTCCTCTTCAGCCTGGCCGTGGGGAACCCCGCGCCGGCGAAGACGGCCCTCTGGAGCAAGGTGCTCCTCCAGGCGTCGGTGGTCGGGCTGGGGTTCGGTCTGAGCCTCGGGACCGTGATGCGTGTCGGTGGCCGGTCGGCGATCTACACGATCGTCGGGATCGCGCTGACGCTGGCCGTGGGAACGCTCCTCGGCCGCCTCGCCGGGACGGCCGAGCCCCTCTCGACGCTGATCTCGTTCGGCACGGCGATCTGCGGGGGAAGCGCGATCGCGGCGATGGCCCCGGTCGTGAAGGCGAAGAGCGACGAGATCGCCGTCTCGCTGGCGACCGTCTTCACCCTGAACGCCACGGCGCTGCTCCTCTTCCCGGCCGTCGGACGGCTCGTTCCGCTCGACCAGGGGCAGTTCGGGCTCTGGGCGGCGCTCGCGATCCACGACACGTCGAGCGTCGTCGGCGCGGCCTCGGCTTACGGGAAGGAGGCGCTCGCGGTGGCGACGACCGTGAAGCTGACGCGGGCGCTCTGGATCATGCCGTGCGTCCTCCTGGCCGCGCTCCTCTTCCGCTCGGAAGAGAAGCCGAAGTTCCCGCTCTTCGTCGCCGGCTTCGTCGCCGCCGCCGCCGTGAGGACTCTCCTTCCTTCGCTCCAGCCGCTCTGGGACACCCTCGTCGCGGTGGCGCGCCAGTCGCTCGTCCTGACGCTCTTCCTGATCGGGACGGGCCTCACGCGCGATGTCCTCCGGAGGGTCGGCATCCGTCCCCTCGCCCAGGGGGCGGTTCTCTGGCTCCTGGTGAGCGCCGGGACGCTCGCCGCGATCGTCACGGGCCTCATTCCGCCCCTCTGA
- a CDS encoding radical SAM protein yields MGLFDRLLDRHRFPVLPPPERRAADAPGEAPVVCRMIFEELCVLATGEIVCSCGDPAGLAVYGNVHSDRIEEVFRGRRYRRMRRWQLSAAPGSFCPVVRSRCGGRVSRATALDTEEGRAIKVLQLEPTSRCNLRCPGCPVSNFNVDRAYRPGRTATLPLATMLGVVDQLPDLEKLLFYDFGEPFLHPDAVPFLREVRRRRPEVTLHASTNGLALTPGAIAAIAGESLADRVVFSIDGASEGPYRRYRRGGSFEKARRAVASLAGECARAGTRESVDVVWQYILFEWNDGDEEIARARTLAAEAGARLSFVVTHTPGASRRYVDGSPATAHLLAGGDPYEALTCDARMQHLWSHGGAAGDRWRARLATGTAGLRGPAGSDAAFVLVVGNDGRLPWGDSGSQVRLGLRLRTLSGRLLRELPGVAVAPPALAPGASVTLEARVPLPDEPGPYELFVDAVEEGVCWFSDRGSTPLALRLDVLPVA; encoded by the coding sequence GTGGGCCTCTTCGACCGGCTCCTCGACCGCCACCGATTCCCCGTGCTCCCGCCCCCGGAACGAAGAGCCGCCGATGCGCCCGGCGAGGCCCCGGTCGTCTGCCGGATGATCTTCGAGGAGCTCTGCGTCCTGGCCACCGGCGAGATCGTCTGCTCGTGCGGCGATCCGGCCGGTCTCGCGGTCTACGGGAACGTCCACTCCGACCGGATCGAGGAGGTCTTCCGCGGTCGGCGCTACCGCCGGATGCGCCGCTGGCAGCTGTCCGCCGCGCCCGGCTCCTTCTGTCCCGTCGTCCGGTCCCGCTGCGGGGGGCGCGTCTCGCGCGCAACGGCGCTCGACACGGAGGAGGGGCGCGCGATCAAGGTCCTCCAGCTCGAGCCGACCTCGCGCTGCAACCTGCGCTGCCCAGGCTGCCCGGTGAGCAATTTCAATGTCGACCGCGCCTACCGCCCGGGCCGGACGGCCACGCTCCCGCTCGCGACAATGCTGGGTGTCGTCGACCAGCTCCCCGACCTCGAGAAGCTCCTCTTCTACGACTTCGGCGAGCCTTTCCTCCACCCCGACGCCGTCCCGTTCCTGCGCGAGGTGCGGCGGCGGCGGCCGGAGGTGACGCTCCACGCGTCGACGAACGGCCTCGCGCTCACGCCGGGGGCGATCGCGGCGATCGCGGGCGAGTCGCTGGCCGACCGCGTCGTCTTCTCGATCGACGGCGCCTCCGAGGGACCCTACCGGCGCTACCGGCGCGGAGGCTCGTTCGAGAAGGCCCGCCGCGCGGTCGCGTCTCTCGCCGGGGAGTGCGCACGAGCCGGCACGCGGGAGAGTGTCGACGTGGTGTGGCAGTACATCCTCTTCGAGTGGAACGACGGCGACGAGGAGATCGCCCGCGCGCGGACCCTCGCGGCCGAGGCCGGAGCAAGGCTCTCGTTCGTCGTGACGCACACCCCCGGCGCCTCGCGGCGCTACGTCGACGGGAGCCCGGCGACGGCGCACCTCCTCGCCGGGGGCGACCCGTACGAGGCGCTCACCTGCGACGCGCGGATGCAGCACCTCTGGAGCCACGGCGGCGCCGCGGGCGACCGCTGGCGGGCGCGCCTCGCGACCGGGACGGCGGGGCTGCGGGGACCGGCGGGGAGCGACGCCGCCTTCGTTCTCGTCGTCGGCAACGACGGCCGCCTTCCCTGGGGCGATTCCGGCTCCCAGGTACGGCTCGGCCTCCGGCTGCGGACGCTCTCGGGCCGGCTGCTGCGCGAGCTCCCCGGCGTCGCCGTGGCGCCGCCGGCGCTCGCTCCGGGCGCCTCCGTCACTCTCGAGGCGCGTGTCCCTCTGCCCGACGAGCCCGGGCCCTACGAGCTCTTCGTCGACGCCGTGGAGGAAGGCGTCTGCTGGTTCTCCGACCGCGGCTCGACGCCGCTGGCGCTCCGTCTCGACGTTCTCCCCGTGGCCTGA
- a CDS encoding protein kinase, translated as MRLSPGLKVGPYEVRERRGEGATGEVWLARDGRLGRDVALKVLRPGAGAGFASDLLREARAASALTHPAIATIYEAGEAEVDGLAVAYIAMELVDGPTLGEHARAGASPGELVALVEQVAEGLAAAHARGVVHRDVKPSNILVAEGRARLVDFGLATRSGALGQDSLETLGLEEAARESVGIAGTAAYMSPEQIRGEELDGRSDVFAVGAVLYELLAGRRAFPGETVGAVLSAVLGRDPEPLSTLNPAVPEALSRVVSRMLEKERTRRTPSMRDAVDDLAAARRGQLPAGIRGASGASVAVVAFRNISARPEDEWLGTGLAETLAAELRSAAGPTVVASERVHEMVRRLADERGGEGGEIAEEAGRRLGVRWVATGGFQRVGDRLRITARLSDAGTGEVVKSLKADGEVAGLFDLQDRLAADLVLAYREASGSAAAFAPAAEETRVVAAYEAYAKGLINLRVGSVTSLDRAALFLERATLLDPRYVAAQVSLGWALQDKAEYLGLVEPAEKALAAFGRALELRPSSAEACRGLAYTLLFLRRDDEALAAARKALSLAPGEAAAHQAYARVLFVAKGEFLEAARAYEAALALNPQGGWIALQLAHCLALSGELPRADAVARRAIELQEQALSGKEGLLIVGAHVRLAHVHALEGRFEEAVSELLAERRHLASVDHALSGRALVELHVRLGSALARLGRKDEAEEALERALSRFEERLAQGSDDPFTRYYAAQALVLRGETVRALELLAGAAALRPALTLRRVLLEPDFAPLYSEPGFQQLLAGHRIAAPADRTGSGGGAG; from the coding sequence ATGAGGCTCTCCCCGGGTCTGAAGGTGGGGCCATACGAGGTCCGCGAGCGTCGAGGCGAAGGCGCCACGGGAGAGGTCTGGCTCGCGCGCGACGGGCGACTCGGTCGGGACGTGGCGCTGAAGGTCCTGCGGCCCGGGGCGGGAGCGGGTTTCGCGAGCGACCTCCTCCGGGAGGCGCGCGCGGCGTCCGCGCTGACCCACCCCGCGATCGCGACGATCTACGAGGCGGGGGAGGCGGAGGTGGACGGCCTCGCGGTCGCCTACATCGCCATGGAGCTCGTCGACGGCCCGACGCTCGGTGAGCACGCCCGTGCCGGGGCCTCTCCCGGCGAGCTCGTCGCGCTCGTGGAGCAGGTCGCCGAGGGGCTCGCGGCGGCCCACGCGCGGGGAGTCGTCCACCGCGACGTGAAGCCGTCGAACATCCTCGTCGCCGAAGGCCGGGCGCGGCTCGTCGACTTCGGTCTCGCCACCCGGAGCGGGGCTCTCGGCCAGGATTCCCTCGAGACGCTCGGCCTGGAGGAGGCCGCGCGGGAATCGGTCGGGATCGCCGGGACGGCGGCGTACATGTCGCCGGAGCAGATCCGCGGCGAGGAGCTCGACGGCCGGAGCGACGTTTTCGCCGTCGGCGCCGTCCTCTACGAGCTCCTCGCGGGGCGGCGCGCGTTCCCGGGGGAGACGGTGGGCGCGGTCCTCTCCGCGGTCCTCGGCCGGGACCCGGAGCCCCTCTCGACCCTCAACCCGGCGGTCCCCGAGGCCCTCTCCCGCGTCGTATCGCGCATGCTCGAGAAGGAGCGCACCCGCCGCACCCCATCGATGCGGGACGCGGTGGACGACCTCGCGGCGGCGCGTCGCGGGCAGCTTCCGGCGGGAATCCGCGGTGCGTCGGGAGCCTCGGTCGCCGTCGTCGCCTTCCGGAACATCTCCGCGCGCCCGGAGGACGAGTGGCTCGGAACGGGCCTCGCCGAGACGCTCGCCGCCGAGCTCCGTTCCGCGGCCGGGCCGACAGTCGTCGCGAGCGAGCGGGTTCACGAGATGGTCCGGCGCCTCGCGGACGAGCGGGGCGGGGAGGGGGGCGAGATCGCCGAGGAGGCCGGGCGCCGGCTCGGCGTCCGGTGGGTCGCGACGGGCGGCTTCCAGCGCGTCGGCGACCGGCTCCGTATCACGGCGCGGCTCTCCGACGCCGGGACAGGAGAGGTCGTGAAGTCCCTCAAGGCCGACGGGGAGGTGGCGGGGCTCTTCGATCTTCAGGACCGCCTCGCCGCCGACCTCGTCCTCGCCTACCGCGAAGCCTCCGGGAGCGCCGCCGCCTTCGCTCCCGCCGCGGAGGAGACACGAGTCGTCGCGGCCTACGAGGCGTACGCGAAGGGGCTCATCAACCTCCGCGTCGGCAGCGTGACCTCCCTCGACCGCGCGGCGCTCTTCCTCGAGCGGGCGACGCTCCTCGACCCGCGCTACGTCGCCGCGCAGGTCTCCCTCGGCTGGGCGCTCCAGGACAAAGCCGAATACCTCGGCCTCGTCGAGCCGGCCGAGAAGGCGCTCGCCGCGTTCGGAAGAGCGCTGGAGCTGCGCCCGTCCTCCGCCGAGGCCTGCCGGGGCCTCGCCTACACGCTCCTCTTCCTCCGTCGCGACGACGAGGCGCTCGCGGCGGCGCGCAAGGCGCTCTCCCTCGCTCCGGGCGAGGCGGCGGCGCACCAGGCGTACGCGCGGGTCCTCTTCGTCGCGAAGGGGGAGTTCCTCGAGGCGGCGCGGGCCTACGAAGCGGCCCTCGCCCTGAACCCTCAGGGGGGCTGGATCGCCCTCCAGCTCGCGCACTGCCTCGCGCTCTCGGGCGAGCTCCCCCGCGCCGACGCCGTGGCGCGGCGGGCCATCGAGCTGCAGGAGCAGGCCCTGTCGGGGAAGGAGGGGCTCCTCATCGTGGGCGCCCACGTCCGCCTCGCGCACGTTCACGCCCTCGAAGGACGCTTCGAGGAGGCCGTCTCCGAGCTCCTCGCCGAGCGGCGGCACCTCGCGAGCGTGGACCACGCCCTCTCCGGCCGTGCGCTCGTCGAGCTGCACGTTCGCCTCGGGAGCGCGCTCGCGCGGCTGGGCCGGAAGGACGAGGCGGAGGAGGCCCTCGAGCGGGCCCTCTCGCGCTTCGAGGAACGGCTCGCGCAGGGGTCCGACGACCCCTTCACGCGGTACTACGCCGCGCAGGCTCTCGTCCTGCGGGGCGAAACGGTCCGCGCCCTCGAGCTCCTCGCGGGGGCCGCGGCGCTCCGGCCCGCCCTGACGCTGCGCCGCGTCCTCCTCGAGCCCGATTTCGCGCCGCTCTACAGCGAGCCCGGTTTCCAGCAGCTCCTCGCAGGGCACCGGATCGCGGCACCGGCCGACCGGACGGGATCGGGCGGCGGAGCCGGGTAA
- a CDS encoding tyrosine-type recombinase/integrase, producing MIPIGTRALAWIAGYVRNARPQLVATPDDGTLFLTVSGKPFWPDNLTDLVRRYVEESGVGKPGSCHLFRHTVATLMLENGADIRFIQEMLGHATLQATEIYTHVSIRALKEIHAATHPGAGLGAAARTRGDEAEEGVGEPSIPPPEPLMPPARTTP from the coding sequence ATCATCCCGATCGGCACGCGGGCTCTGGCGTGGATCGCGGGCTATGTGCGGAACGCCAGGCCCCAGCTCGTAGCCACGCCCGACGACGGGACGCTCTTCCTCACCGTCAGCGGCAAGCCCTTCTGGCCCGACAACCTCACGGACCTCGTGAGGCGGTATGTCGAGGAGTCGGGCGTGGGCAAGCCTGGCTCCTGCCACCTCTTCCGCCACACGGTGGCGACCCTGATGCTCGAGAACGGCGCCGACATCCGCTTCATCCAGGAGATGCTCGGCCACGCCACCCTCCAGGCCACCGAGATCTACACCCACGTCTCCATCCGCGCCCTCAAGGAGATCCACGCCGCCACGCACCCGGGGGCGGGACTGGGGGCGGCGGCGCGGACGAGAGGGGACGAGGCCGAAGAAGGGGTCGGAGAGCCGTCTATTCCACCCCCAGAGCCTCTTATGCCGCCCGCCCGCACCACCCCCTGA